Proteins encoded by one window of Halomonas sp. Bachu 37:
- a CDS encoding glutathione S-transferase N-terminal domain-containing protein has protein sequence MKLCLNATSPYARVVRIVASEKNLTDSVSLHWCDPWVDDPALLAVNPLGRVPALVTDDGVTLTEALLIAQYLDSQGPAPSLIPKDRQAEVLALAGLGQGLMEAAFNSVIARKHQGQEADDSLLGQRRQAAIRRTLEALETQQREQQEQSALTLGDIVVAVALDYLAFRLPELAWQQQHPSLAQWHQGLINRESFQATTFS, from the coding sequence ATGAAACTATGTCTCAACGCCACCTCCCCTTATGCGCGCGTGGTTCGCATCGTCGCCAGTGAGAAGAATTTGACCGATAGCGTATCGCTGCACTGGTGCGATCCCTGGGTCGACGACCCGGCACTGCTTGCCGTCAATCCCCTGGGCCGGGTGCCCGCGCTGGTAACGGATGACGGAGTCACCTTGACCGAAGCCTTGTTGATCGCCCAGTACCTGGATAGCCAGGGGCCGGCTCCCTCGCTGATCCCCAAGGACCGGCAGGCGGAAGTACTGGCGTTGGCGGGGTTGGGGCAAGGATTGATGGAAGCCGCTTTCAATAGCGTGATTGCTCGCAAGCATCAGGGACAGGAAGCCGATGACAGCTTACTGGGCCAGCGACGCCAAGCCGCCATTCGCCGCACACTGGAAGCCCTGGAGACTCAGCAGCGGGAACAGCAAGAGCAAAGCGCATTGACCCTGGGCGATATCGTCGTGGCCGTCGCGTTGGATTACCTGGCGTTTCGCCTGCCCGAGCTGGCCTGGCAACAGCAGCACCCCAGCCTGGCTCAATGGCATCAGGGTTTGATCAACCGAGAAAGCTTTCAGGCGACCACATTCAGTTGA
- a CDS encoding class I fructose-bisphosphate aldolase, translating into MTDIAALLGNDAESLLDHTCQGIRRDSLHLPGADFIDRVMADSDRSPAVLRNMQAFFDHGRLAGTGYLSLLPVDQGIEHSAGASFAPNPRYFDPANIVELAIEGGCNGVASTLGVLSSVARRYAHKIPMMMKLNHNETLSHPAIYDQTLFAEVEQAHDMGCVAVGATIYFGSHESRRQIMEISEAFERAHQLGMVTVLWAYLRNPAFKQEGIDYHVSADLTSQANHMAATLKADIVKQKLPENNGGYRAVGFGHTHDKVYSELTSDHPIDLARYQVANCFMGRAGLINSGGGSKGHSDLGEAVRTAVINKRAGGMGLISGRKAFQKPMREGVDLLHAIQDVYLAKDVTVA; encoded by the coding sequence ATGACGGATATAGCCGCCTTGCTCGGCAATGATGCAGAGAGCTTGCTTGACCACACTTGCCAGGGCATACGCCGCGATAGCCTGCATCTTCCCGGTGCTGATTTCATCGACCGCGTAATGGCCGATAGCGACCGTAGCCCGGCGGTGCTGCGCAATATGCAGGCTTTCTTCGATCACGGCCGCCTGGCGGGCACCGGCTATCTTAGCCTGCTGCCGGTGGACCAAGGTATCGAGCATTCGGCTGGCGCCTCCTTTGCGCCAAATCCGCGCTACTTCGACCCGGCCAATATCGTCGAGCTGGCCATCGAAGGCGGCTGCAACGGCGTGGCCTCGACCCTAGGCGTTCTTTCTTCGGTAGCGCGGCGCTATGCCCACAAGATACCGATGATGATGAAGCTGAATCATAACGAGACGCTGAGCCATCCCGCGATATATGACCAGACGCTTTTCGCCGAAGTGGAGCAGGCGCACGACATGGGCTGTGTGGCGGTGGGGGCAACCATCTATTTCGGTTCCCACGAGAGCCGCCGCCAGATCATGGAAATCAGCGAGGCGTTCGAGCGCGCCCACCAGCTGGGAATGGTCACGGTATTATGGGCCTATCTGCGCAACCCCGCCTTCAAGCAGGAAGGCATCGACTATCATGTGTCGGCAGATCTCACCAGCCAGGCCAACCATATGGCCGCGACGCTCAAGGCGGATATCGTCAAGCAGAAGCTGCCCGAGAACAACGGCGGTTACCGTGCGGTTGGGTTTGGGCATACCCACGATAAGGTCTACAGCGAGCTGACCTCCGATCACCCCATCGATCTGGCCCGCTATCAGGTAGCCAACTGCTTCATGGGGCGCGCCGGCTTGATCAATTCCGGCGGGGGCTCCAAGGGACACTCCGATCTCGGCGAAGCGGTGCGCACGGCGGTGATCAACAAGCGCGCCGGTGGCATGGGCCTGATCTCGGGGCGCAAGGCGTTCCAGAAACCGATGCGGGAAGGTGTCGATCTGCTGCATGCGATTCAGGATGTCTATCTCGCCAAAGACGTAACTGTCGCCTGA